Proteins found in one Microcella daejeonensis genomic segment:
- the scpB gene encoding SMC-Scp complex subunit ScpB: MASETVTPERDAAPAPDGAAAARPDDVSAARPDADAEPRPGIPEGVDVARALEAVLMVVDEPQSLVGLASALGRPVPEVRAALTALVADYDGENGGPRRGFELREVGGGWRIYVRAELDDLVRDFVHTQSPAKLSQAALETLAVIAYKQPISRGAIASIRAVNVDSVVRTLLGRGLITEAFTDSETGAIHYATTELLLTQLGINSLDELPKISPLLDDGSQGFDDVR, translated from the coding sequence ATGGCCAGTGAGACCGTGACACCCGAGCGGGATGCCGCGCCCGCGCCCGACGGCGCCGCGGCCGCGCGGCCCGACGACGTGAGCGCCGCACGGCCCGACGCCGACGCCGAGCCCCGGCCGGGCATCCCGGAGGGCGTCGACGTCGCCCGCGCCCTCGAGGCCGTGCTCATGGTCGTCGACGAGCCGCAGAGCCTCGTCGGGCTCGCGAGCGCGCTCGGCCGCCCCGTGCCGGAGGTGCGCGCGGCCCTCACGGCCCTCGTCGCCGACTACGACGGCGAGAACGGCGGCCCGCGCCGCGGCTTCGAGCTGCGCGAGGTCGGCGGCGGCTGGCGCATCTACGTGCGCGCCGAGCTCGACGACCTCGTGCGCGACTTCGTGCACACGCAGAGCCCCGCGAAGCTCTCGCAGGCCGCGCTCGAGACGCTCGCCGTGATCGCCTACAAGCAGCCGATCAGCCGCGGCGCGATCGCCTCCATCCGCGCCGTCAACGTCGACTCGGTCGTGCGCACGCTGCTCGGCCGAGGGCTCATCACCGAGGCCTTCACCGACAGCGAGACCGGTGCCATCCACTACGCCACGACCGAGCTGCTGCTGACGCAGCTCGGCATCAACAGCCTCGACGAGCTGCCGAAGATCTCGCCGCTGCTCGACGACGGCAGCCAGGGGTTCGACGATGTCCGCTAG
- the cmk gene encoding (d)CMP kinase: protein MSDIIVAVDGPAGSGKSSVSKEAARRLGFAYLDTGAAYRALAWHCLDEGVDTADAAAVAARIDDFDYAIGMEPDRYFVRVGGEEITADIREPRVTAVVSQVARVPEVRAGLTALFRRLVSEHPKPGVIVEGRDITTVVAPDAPVRVLLTASPEARMSRRSAELGSESTESTAQQLASRDAQDMRVVDFMNAAEGVTTLDSTELDFEQTVEALITIVRAAPTA from the coding sequence GTGAGCGACATCATCGTGGCCGTCGACGGCCCTGCCGGCAGCGGCAAGTCGAGCGTCAGCAAGGAGGCCGCCCGGCGACTGGGCTTCGCCTACCTCGACACCGGCGCCGCCTACCGCGCGCTGGCCTGGCACTGCCTCGATGAGGGCGTCGATACGGCGGATGCCGCTGCCGTGGCCGCGCGCATCGACGACTTCGACTACGCCATCGGCATGGAGCCCGACCGCTACTTCGTGCGCGTCGGCGGCGAGGAGATCACGGCCGACATCCGCGAGCCGCGCGTCACCGCCGTGGTGAGCCAGGTGGCCCGGGTGCCGGAGGTGCGGGCGGGGCTCACGGCGCTGTTCCGGCGGCTCGTGTCGGAGCATCCGAAGCCGGGTGTCATCGTCGAGGGCCGCGACATCACGACCGTCGTCGCGCCGGATGCGCCGGTGCGGGTGCTGCTGACGGCGTCTCCGGAGGCTAGGATGAGCAGAAGGTCGGCCGAGCTAGGCAGCGAGTCGACCGAGTCGACAGCGCAGCAGCTGGCCTCGCGCGACGCGCAGGACATGCGCGTGGTCGACTTCATGAACGCCGCCGAGGGCGTCACGACCCTCGATTCCACGGAGCTCGACTTCGAGCAGACCGTTGAGGCGTTGATCACGATCGTGCGCGCCGCACCGACCGCCTAG
- a CDS encoding site-specific tyrosine recombinase XerD, with the protein MPAVEQPEPAPALVRAIDRYLRHIALERGRSPHTVAAYRRDLARYAGFLTDLGREEVAQIEAADVAGFVQALRDPAGSGSSTAAAPVGAATTARMLSSVRGWHRFLLEEGILQQDVAADQKPPSQPKRLPKAISIAQVERLLEACTGDEPMMLRDRALLELLYATGARASEAIDLNVDDVMGGDDQVGGAVRLFGKGRKQRIVPIGRYAREALEAYLVRARPLLSPRGASTPALFLGARGARLSRQSAWLVIRAAAERAQLDVELSPHTLRHSFATHLLEGGADVRVVQELLGHASVATTQIYTLVTADAMREAWATAHPRAL; encoded by the coding sequence GTGCCGGCGGTCGAGCAGCCGGAGCCCGCTCCCGCCCTCGTCCGCGCCATCGACCGCTACCTGCGCCACATCGCTCTCGAGCGCGGGCGCTCCCCGCACACCGTCGCGGCCTACCGCCGCGATCTCGCCCGCTACGCCGGATTCCTCACCGACCTCGGGCGCGAGGAGGTCGCGCAGATCGAAGCGGCGGACGTCGCGGGGTTCGTGCAGGCGCTGCGCGACCCGGCGGGATCCGGCTCGTCGACCGCGGCCGCGCCCGTGGGGGCCGCGACGACCGCGCGGATGCTGTCGAGCGTGCGCGGCTGGCACCGGTTCCTGCTCGAGGAGGGCATCCTGCAGCAGGACGTCGCCGCCGACCAGAAGCCGCCGTCGCAGCCGAAGCGCCTGCCGAAGGCGATCAGCATCGCGCAGGTCGAGCGCCTGCTCGAGGCCTGCACGGGCGACGAGCCGATGATGCTGCGCGATCGCGCCCTGCTCGAGCTGCTCTACGCGACGGGCGCCCGCGCGAGTGAGGCGATCGACCTCAACGTCGACGACGTGATGGGCGGCGACGACCAGGTCGGCGGTGCCGTGCGCCTATTCGGCAAGGGACGCAAGCAGCGCATCGTGCCGATCGGCCGCTACGCCCGCGAGGCGCTCGAGGCGTACCTCGTGCGCGCGCGGCCGCTGCTCTCGCCGCGGGGCGCCTCGACGCCGGCGCTGTTCCTCGGAGCGCGGGGGGCCCGGCTCAGCCGGCAGTCGGCGTGGCTCGTCATCCGCGCCGCGGCCGAGCGCGCGCAGCTCGACGTCGAGCTCTCGCCGCACACGCTGCGGCACAGCTTCGCCACCCACCTGCTCGAGGGCGGGGCCGATGTGCGCGTCGTCCAGGAGCTGCTCGGCCACGCGAGCGTCGCGACCACGCAGATCTACACGCTCGTCACCGCCGACGCGATGCGCGAGGCCTGGGCGACGGCGCATCCGCGCGCGCTCTAG
- a CDS encoding pseudouridine synthase: MAAAGVASRRVSEQLIAQGRVTVNGVVVDELGARIEPSVDELAVDGVAVQLDGTRRYVMLNKPTGVVSTLRDENGRPDLRQFTDRFDDRLFNVGRLDADTSGLLLLTNDGALANVLAHPRFGVEKTYIATVKGGVTGQALRRLREGVELEDGVAIADKARLLGEPSKGRSMVELTLHSGRNRVVRRMMAEVGFPVIELVRRQFGPLHLGTLPIGRTRPLTKDELGALLTLGRDARAEGAGDGAEPTDADGADA; the protein is encoded by the coding sequence ATGGCCGCCGCCGGCGTCGCCTCGCGCCGCGTGAGCGAGCAGCTCATCGCGCAGGGCCGCGTGACGGTCAACGGCGTCGTGGTCGACGAGCTCGGGGCGCGCATCGAGCCGAGCGTCGACGAGCTGGCCGTCGACGGGGTCGCCGTGCAGCTCGACGGCACCCGCCGCTACGTCATGCTCAACAAGCCCACCGGCGTCGTGAGCACGCTGCGCGACGAGAACGGCCGCCCCGATCTGCGCCAGTTCACCGACCGCTTCGACGACCGGCTGTTCAACGTCGGCCGTCTCGACGCCGACACGAGCGGGCTGCTGCTGCTCACCAACGACGGCGCGCTCGCCAACGTGCTCGCCCACCCGCGCTTCGGCGTCGAGAAGACCTACATCGCCACGGTGAAGGGCGGTGTCACCGGCCAGGCCCTGCGGCGACTGCGCGAGGGCGTCGAGCTGGAGGACGGCGTCGCGATCGCCGACAAGGCACGACTGCTGGGCGAGCCCTCGAAGGGCCGCAGCATGGTCGAGCTCACCCTGCACTCGGGCCGCAACCGCGTGGTGCGCCGCATGATGGCCGAGGTCGGGTTCCCCGTCATCGAGCTCGTGCGCCGCCAGTTCGGCCCCCTGCACCTCGGCACGCTGCCGATCGGCCGCACCCGCCCGCTCACGAAGGACGAGCTCGGCGCACTGCTGACCCTCGGGCGGGATGCCCGTGCCGAGGGCGCCGGTGATGGTGCCGAGCCGACCGACGCCGACGGGGCCGACGCATGA
- a CDS encoding segregation and condensation protein A — protein sequence MAPSPEPEVLPVDAAAPDAPPGFRVSLSSFEGPFDLLLSLISKRELDITEIALSAVTDEFLSYLRGLDHEGGSAIDELDQASEFLVVAVTLLDWKIASLLPQGELVDAEDVALLEARDLLFARLLQYRAFKEASGWFASRIDAETRRHTRSVRLEDKFRERTPELRWTTSLDDFAALALLAMTPREIPVVGLDHLHAPLVSIREQAAHVVSLLRQGEPVTFRALIAGAEQKGVVVARFLALLELYRHAAVGFEQLEPLGELTVRWTAENWTDESLVNLGADYGQ from the coding sequence GTGGCGCCGTCGCCTGAGCCCGAGGTCCTCCCCGTCGACGCGGCGGCACCGGATGCCCCACCGGGGTTCCGCGTCAGCCTGAGCTCGTTCGAGGGCCCCTTCGACCTGCTGCTGAGCCTCATCTCGAAGCGCGAGCTCGACATCACCGAGATCGCGCTGAGCGCCGTCACCGACGAGTTCCTCTCGTACCTGCGCGGTCTCGACCACGAGGGCGGGTCGGCGATCGACGAGCTGGATCAGGCGAGCGAGTTCCTCGTCGTCGCCGTGACGCTGCTGGACTGGAAGATCGCCAGCCTGCTGCCGCAGGGCGAGCTCGTCGACGCGGAGGACGTGGCCCTGCTGGAGGCCCGTGACCTGCTCTTCGCCCGCCTGCTGCAGTACCGCGCCTTCAAGGAGGCGAGCGGCTGGTTCGCCTCCCGCATCGACGCCGAGACCCGCCGGCACACCCGCTCGGTGCGCCTGGAGGACAAGTTCCGCGAACGCACTCCCGAGCTGCGCTGGACGACGAGCCTCGACGACTTCGCCGCTCTCGCCCTGCTCGCGATGACGCCGCGCGAGATCCCCGTCGTGGGTCTCGACCACCTGCACGCCCCGCTCGTCTCCATCCGCGAGCAGGCGGCGCACGTCGTCAGCCTGCTGCGCCAGGGGGAGCCGGTGACCTTCCGCGCCCTCATCGCGGGCGCCGAGCAGAAGGGCGTCGTCGTCGCGCGGTTCCTCGCCCTGCTCGAGCTGTACCGGCACGCCGCCGTCGGCTTCGAGCAGCTCGAGCCTCTGGGGGAGCTCACGGTGCGCTGGACGGCGGAGAATTGGACGGACGAGAGCCTCGTGAACCTGGGAGCCGACTATGGCCAGTGA
- a CDS encoding NUDIX domain-containing protein: protein MPGTIDSAGAGELRDEAHSVEVLDSEVVFPGRVWDIRRERFGYGEGEIVREFMEHPGAVAVLAVDDEDRVLVIQQYRHPIQTRDWELPAGLLDVEGEDPIEAARRELAEEADLAAAHWEPLITVHTSPGGSDEVIHVFRATGLSATETFARDAEEADIVLRWVALDEAVDAVLDSRVRNGVLVAAVLAAHARRDRA from the coding sequence ATGCCCGGCACGATCGACTCCGCGGGCGCGGGCGAGCTGCGCGATGAGGCGCACTCGGTCGAGGTGCTCGACTCCGAGGTCGTGTTCCCCGGGCGGGTGTGGGACATCCGGCGCGAGCGCTTCGGGTACGGGGAGGGCGAGATCGTCCGCGAGTTCATGGAGCACCCCGGCGCGGTGGCCGTGCTGGCCGTCGACGACGAGGATCGCGTGCTCGTCATCCAGCAGTACCGCCACCCCATCCAGACCCGCGACTGGGAGCTGCCCGCGGGCCTTCTCGACGTGGAGGGCGAGGACCCGATCGAGGCCGCCCGCCGCGAGCTGGCCGAGGAGGCCGACCTCGCCGCCGCGCACTGGGAGCCCCTCATCACGGTGCACACAAGCCCCGGCGGCTCGGACGAGGTGATCCACGTGTTCCGGGCGACCGGGCTCAGCGCCACCGAGACCTTCGCGCGCGACGCCGAGGAGGCCGACATCGTGCTGCGCTGGGTCGCGCTCGACGAGGCGGTGGATGCCGTGCTCGACTCCCGCGTGCGCAACGGCGTGCTCGTGGCCGCGGTGCTCGCCGCGCACGCCCGCCGCGACCGGGCCTGA
- a CDS encoding YqjF family protein, whose protein sequence is MTDERGDAAAAAARRPELDRTAPPLPGRAVIRQRWSDFLFLHWRVPASEVAPMLPAGTRPDVFDGSAWVGLIPFVLSDHAFLPLPPVPGLGTFIEINVRTYSVDEQGNHGVVFRSLDAEQLPSVLAAQALFGLPYRWAQAGMRRDAARGTVEYRARRRSGQHPRTRILARPGATPVDTALSRFLTARWGFHERHLGRTIHARNTHEPWPLVEAELLALDDQLVAAAGFPGLAARKPDSVLATPLGHPGLITEFAAARTLPSGDAQRARRGRPVD, encoded by the coding sequence ATGACCGACGAGCGAGGGGATGCCGCTGCCGCGGCCGCGCGCCGACCCGAGCTCGACCGCACCGCCCCGCCGCTCCCCGGGCGCGCCGTCATCCGCCAGCGCTGGAGCGACTTCCTCTTCCTGCACTGGCGCGTGCCCGCCTCGGAGGTCGCCCCGATGCTCCCCGCCGGCACCCGCCCCGACGTCTTCGACGGCAGCGCCTGGGTGGGGCTCATCCCCTTCGTGCTCAGCGACCACGCCTTCCTGCCGCTGCCGCCCGTGCCCGGCCTCGGCACGTTCATCGAGATCAACGTGCGCACCTACTCCGTCGACGAGCAGGGCAACCACGGCGTCGTCTTCCGCTCGCTCGACGCCGAGCAGCTGCCCTCCGTGCTCGCCGCGCAGGCGCTCTTCGGGCTCCCCTACCGCTGGGCGCAGGCGGGCATGCGGCGCGACGCCGCGCGCGGGACCGTCGAGTACCGGGCCCGCCGGCGCTCCGGGCAGCACCCGCGCACGCGCATCCTCGCCCGCCCCGGCGCTACGCCCGTCGACACCGCGCTCAGCCGCTTCCTCACCGCGCGATGGGGCTTCCACGAGCGGCACCTCGGCCGCACCATCCACGCCCGCAACACGCACGAGCCGTGGCCGCTGGTCGAGGCCGAGCTGCTCGCGCTCGACGATCAGCTGGTGGCGGCCGCCGGGTTCCCGGGTCTGGCCGCGCGGAAGCCCGACTCGGTGCTCGCGACCCCGCTCGGGCATCCCGGCCTCATCACCGAGTTCGCCGCCGCACGCACCCTGCCTTCAGGCGATGCTCAGAGAGCACGGCGGGGTCGTCCCGTAGACTGA
- a CDS encoding NUDIX hydrolase has product MTQPPPLPPPHLRDPGDAWVEGPDGQRFWGRFGAAGLLAWHPTAGILLQHRAEWSHHGGTWGIPGGARKLDESAADAALRESKEEAGVPPGAVTVLFESVVDLGFWSYTTVVVRVEELFDPVVADLESLELRWVALDAVDALPLHPGFAASWPGLRERLPAL; this is encoded by the coding sequence ATGACCCAGCCGCCGCCCCTGCCGCCGCCGCACCTGCGGGATCCGGGCGATGCGTGGGTCGAGGGGCCCGACGGGCAGCGCTTCTGGGGCCGCTTCGGTGCTGCCGGGCTGCTGGCCTGGCACCCGACCGCGGGGATCCTGCTGCAGCACCGGGCCGAGTGGTCGCACCACGGCGGCACCTGGGGCATTCCGGGCGGGGCGCGCAAGCTCGACGAGTCGGCGGCCGATGCGGCGCTGCGCGAGTCGAAGGAGGAGGCCGGCGTGCCGCCCGGGGCCGTCACCGTACTGTTCGAGAGCGTCGTCGACCTCGGCTTCTGGTCGTACACGACGGTCGTCGTGCGGGTCGAGGAGCTGTTCGACCCGGTGGTCGCCGATCTCGAGAGCCTCGAACTGCGCTGGGTCGCCCTCGACGCGGTGGATGCTCTGCCGCTGCACCCCGGATTCGCCGCGAGCTGGCCGGGCCTGCGCGAGCGGCTGCCCGCGCTCTAG
- a CDS encoding prephenate dehydrogenase translates to MTDRRLQHAVHIVGAGLLGTSIALALREKGVDVTLADVSPTAVALAVDYGAGRAATPDDRPGLVVVCVPPDVTAVTVAAQLEAHPEALVTDVASVKAQPLRELIALGADVSRYLGTHPMAGRERGGPVSARADLFVGRPWVLAGHDGISYGRAAAIEDLILDVGAVPVEMGVDEHDRSVAMISHVPQLVASAMAARLVRAGDGAVGLAGQGLRDVTRIAASDVNLWVQILQANAGPVGEILRALRDDLSGLIDALEHPDQAGSRRQTAELLSAGNAGVARIPGKHGSSRRYAQIVVMIDDTPGQLARLLTEIGELGVNMEDLRLEHSPGAPIGFAEVSVLPEAEQSLIAQLEQRGWRIAGAS, encoded by the coding sequence ATGACCGACCGCCGCCTCCAGCACGCCGTGCACATCGTCGGCGCGGGACTGCTCGGTACGAGCATCGCCCTCGCCCTGCGCGAGAAGGGCGTCGACGTGACGCTCGCCGACGTCTCGCCCACCGCGGTCGCGCTCGCCGTCGACTACGGGGCGGGCCGGGCGGCGACGCCGGATGACCGGCCGGGGCTCGTCGTCGTCTGCGTGCCGCCCGACGTCACCGCCGTGACCGTCGCCGCGCAGCTCGAGGCGCATCCCGAGGCCCTCGTCACCGATGTCGCGAGCGTCAAGGCGCAGCCGCTGCGCGAGCTCATCGCGCTCGGCGCCGACGTCTCGCGGTACCTCGGCACGCACCCGATGGCCGGCCGCGAGCGCGGCGGCCCCGTCTCGGCCCGCGCCGACCTCTTCGTCGGGCGGCCCTGGGTTCTGGCGGGCCACGACGGCATCAGCTACGGCCGGGCGGCCGCGATCGAGGACCTCATCCTCGACGTCGGCGCCGTGCCCGTCGAGATGGGCGTCGACGAGCACGACCGCAGCGTCGCGATGATCAGCCACGTGCCGCAGCTCGTCGCGAGCGCCATGGCGGCGCGGCTCGTGCGCGCGGGCGACGGCGCGGTCGGCCTCGCCGGGCAGGGCCTGCGCGACGTCACGCGCATCGCCGCGAGCGATGTGAACCTGTGGGTGCAGATCCTGCAGGCGAACGCGGGGCCGGTCGGCGAGATCCTGCGCGCGCTGCGCGACGACCTGAGCGGACTCATCGACGCGCTCGAGCACCCCGACCAGGCGGGCTCGCGGCGGCAGACCGCCGAGCTGCTCTCGGCCGGCAACGCGGGCGTCGCGCGCATCCCCGGCAAGCACGGCTCGAGCCGGCGCTACGCCCAGATCGTCGTCATGATCGACGACACCCCCGGCCAGCTCGCGCGGCTGCTCACCGAGATCGGCGAGCTCGGCGTCAACATGGAGGACCTGCGCCTCGAGCACTCGCCGGGCGCTCCGATCGGCTTCGCCGAGGTGTCGGTGCTGCCCGAGGCGGAGCAGAGCCTGATCGCGCAGCTCGAGCAGCGCGGCTGGCGCATCGCCGGCGCGAGCTGA
- a CDS encoding ParA family protein, which produces MSGEKTSGTALPGMDAIATGPTGRPKREFAVPAALTEHGPARIIALCNQKGGVGKTTTTISLGAALAEYGRKVLVIDFDPQGALSAGLGVNSHDGLTIYDLLLGREKDTRLAVQQTTTPGLDIIPANIDLSAAEVHLVNEVAREQILARVLRPVLDDYDVILVDCQPSLGLLTVNALTAAHGVLIPLECEYFALRGVALLVETIEKVKDRLNPAIQLDGILATMYDSRTLHSREVLERVVEAFGDSVLETVVGRTVKFPDASVAGTPITSYASEHPAARAYRQLARELIERGAVA; this is translated from the coding sequence ATGAGCGGCGAGAAGACGAGCGGTACGGCCCTCCCCGGGATGGATGCGATCGCGACCGGCCCGACCGGCCGGCCGAAGCGCGAGTTCGCCGTCCCCGCCGCACTCACCGAGCACGGCCCGGCCCGCATCATCGCGCTCTGCAACCAGAAGGGCGGCGTCGGCAAGACGACCACCACGATCAGTCTGGGCGCGGCGCTCGCCGAGTACGGGCGCAAGGTTCTCGTCATCGACTTCGACCCGCAGGGCGCGCTCTCCGCCGGCCTCGGCGTCAACAGCCACGACGGCCTCACCATCTACGACCTGCTGCTCGGCCGCGAGAAGGACACCCGTCTCGCCGTGCAGCAGACCACGACGCCCGGGCTCGACATCATCCCGGCGAACATCGACCTCAGCGCCGCCGAGGTGCACCTCGTCAACGAGGTCGCGCGCGAGCAGATCCTCGCCCGCGTGCTGCGCCCGGTGCTCGACGACTACGACGTCATCCTCGTCGACTGCCAGCCCTCGCTCGGCCTGCTCACCGTCAACGCCCTCACGGCCGCGCACGGCGTGCTCATCCCGCTGGAGTGCGAGTACTTCGCCCTGCGCGGCGTCGCCCTGCTGGTGGAGACGATCGAGAAGGTCAAGGACCGCCTCAACCCCGCCATCCAGCTCGACGGCATCCTCGCGACGATGTACGACTCGCGCACCCTGCACTCGCGCGAGGTGCTCGAGCGCGTCGTCGAGGCCTTCGGCGACAGCGTGCTCGAGACGGTCGTCGGGCGCACCGTGAAGTTCCCCGACGCCTCCGTCGCGGGCACCCCGATCACCTCCTACGCCTCCGAGCACCCCGCGGCCCGCGCCTACCGGCAGCTCGCGCGAGAGTTGATCGAGCGTGGCGCCGTCGCCTGA
- a CDS encoding TerC family protein, which translates to MNVTPTVWLITIAITIAFFVYEFFAHVRKPHEPSIGESARWSAFYIGLALLFGVGLGMVSGWTFGGEYFAGYLTEKALSVDNLFVFLLVMTAFAVPKIYQQKVLMIGIVIALIMRGAFIAVGAALISNFSWVFYIFGALLLVLAYRQAFSHGDSDVANGRFMKLVRRVLPVHNEYVGDKLTTRIDGRRYVTPMLLVIVAIGFVDLIFAVDSIPAIYGLTEEAYIVFVANAFALMGLRQLYFLIGGLLERLVYLTQGLAVILAFIGVKLVLHALHVNELPFINGGEPLLWVPEIPTSLSLVFIAATITVATIASLLKTRGDRVRETPEVKEEVSEGVDPR; encoded by the coding sequence GTGAACGTCACGCCCACCGTCTGGTTGATCACGATCGCGATCACCATCGCGTTCTTCGTCTACGAATTCTTCGCGCACGTGCGCAAGCCGCACGAGCCCTCCATCGGCGAATCCGCCCGCTGGTCGGCCTTCTACATCGGACTGGCCCTGCTCTTCGGCGTCGGCCTCGGCATGGTCTCGGGCTGGACGTTCGGCGGCGAGTACTTCGCCGGCTACCTCACCGAGAAGGCGCTCTCGGTCGACAACCTGTTCGTCTTCCTGCTGGTGATGACCGCCTTCGCGGTGCCGAAGATCTACCAGCAGAAGGTGCTGATGATCGGCATCGTCATCGCGCTCATCATGCGCGGCGCGTTCATCGCCGTCGGCGCGGCCCTCATCTCGAACTTCTCGTGGGTCTTCTACATCTTCGGCGCGCTGCTGCTCGTGCTCGCCTACCGCCAGGCCTTCTCGCACGGCGACTCCGACGTCGCCAACGGCCGCTTCATGAAGCTCGTCCGCCGCGTGCTGCCCGTGCACAACGAGTACGTCGGCGACAAGCTCACCACCCGCATCGACGGCCGCCGCTACGTCACCCCGATGCTGCTCGTCATCGTCGCCATCGGCTTCGTCGACCTGATCTTCGCCGTCGACTCCATCCCCGCGATCTACGGCCTGACCGAGGAGGCGTACATCGTCTTCGTCGCCAACGCCTTCGCGCTCATGGGTCTGCGCCAGCTGTACTTCCTCATCGGCGGGCTCCTCGAGCGCCTCGTCTACCTGACCCAGGGCCTCGCGGTCATCCTCGCCTTCATCGGCGTCAAGCTCGTGCTGCACGCCCTGCACGTCAACGAGCTGCCCTTCATCAACGGCGGCGAGCCGCTGCTCTGGGTGCCCGAGATCCCGACCTCGCTGTCGCTCGTCTTCATCGCGGCGACCATCACGGTCGCGACCATCGCGAGCCTGCTCAAGACCCGCGGAGACCGCGTGCGCGAGACCCCCGAGGTCAAGGAGGAGGTCAGCGAGGGCGTCGACCCCCGCTAG
- the der gene encoding ribosome biogenesis GTPase Der codes for MTADTTPTPASSPSDGSSSDEADYPVLDASAAQAVADRIAELDEDITELRSEALRAGLEDYELDEDDLTLLEHASLGEDGIITMPALPVLAIVGRPNVGKSALVNRILGRREAVVEDKPGVTRDRISYKAEWNTRRFTLVDTGGWEPDALGINASVAQQAEVAVELADAVLFVVDAITGATATDEFVVKMLRRSKKPVILVANKVDDTRQEPEAAALWGLGLGQPWPTSAVHGRGVADLLDHVLEVLPEISTVAKEEFGGPRRVALIGRPNVGKSSLLNKAAREERAVVNELAGTTRDPIDEQIELAGKIWRFVDTAGIRRRVHMAQGADFYASLRTAAALEKAEVAVVLIDVTQPISEQDVRIIDLVLESGRALVLAFNKWDLLDDERRRYLEREIEQDLAHVAWAPRVNISARTGRHMEKLVPALEVALESWDTRIPTGKLNAFVAELTQEHPHPVRGGKQPRILFATQASTRPPTFVLFTTGFLDPQYRRFITRRLREIYGFEGTPIQVNMRVREKRQR; via the coding sequence ATGACCGCCGACACCACCCCGACCCCCGCCTCGTCGCCCTCCGACGGCTCTTCGTCGGACGAGGCCGACTACCCCGTGCTCGACGCGAGCGCGGCGCAGGCCGTCGCCGACCGCATCGCCGAGCTCGACGAGGACATCACCGAGCTGCGCAGCGAGGCACTGCGCGCCGGCCTCGAGGACTACGAGCTCGATGAGGACGACCTCACCCTGCTCGAGCACGCCTCGCTCGGCGAGGACGGCATCATCACGATGCCCGCCCTGCCCGTGCTCGCCATCGTGGGCCGGCCGAACGTCGGCAAGAGCGCGCTCGTCAACCGCATCCTCGGCCGCCGCGAGGCCGTCGTCGAGGACAAGCCGGGCGTGACCCGCGACCGCATCTCGTACAAGGCCGAGTGGAACACACGCCGCTTCACCCTCGTCGACACCGGCGGCTGGGAGCCCGACGCGCTCGGCATCAACGCCTCCGTCGCCCAGCAGGCCGAGGTCGCCGTCGAGCTCGCCGACGCCGTGCTCTTCGTCGTCGACGCCATCACCGGTGCGACCGCCACCGACGAGTTCGTCGTCAAGATGCTGCGCCGCTCGAAGAAGCCCGTCATCCTCGTCGCCAACAAGGTCGACGACACCCGCCAGGAGCCCGAGGCCGCCGCGCTCTGGGGCCTCGGCCTCGGCCAGCCCTGGCCGACCTCGGCCGTGCACGGCCGCGGCGTCGCCGACCTGCTCGACCACGTGCTCGAGGTGCTGCCCGAGATCTCGACCGTCGCCAAGGAGGAGTTCGGCGGGCCCCGCCGCGTCGCCCTCATCGGCCGCCCCAACGTCGGCAAGTCGAGCCTGCTCAACAAGGCCGCCCGCGAGGAGCGCGCCGTCGTCAACGAGCTCGCCGGCACCACGCGCGACCCCATCGATGAGCAGATCGAGCTCGCCGGCAAGATCTGGCGCTTCGTCGACACGGCCGGAATCCGCCGCCGCGTGCACATGGCGCAGGGCGCCGACTTCTACGCCTCGCTGCGGACGGCCGCCGCGTTGGAGAAGGCCGAGGTCGCCGTCGTGCTCATCGACGTGACCCAGCCGATCAGCGAGCAGGACGTGCGCATCATCGACCTGGTGCTCGAGTCGGGGCGCGCCCTCGTGCTGGCCTTCAACAAGTGGGACCTGCTCGACGACGAGCGCCGCCGCTACCTGGAGCGCGAGATCGAGCAAGATCTGGCGCACGTCGCCTGGGCTCCCCGTGTCAACATCTCGGCCCGCACCGGCCGCCACATGGAGAAGCTCGTGCCGGCCCTCGAGGTCGCGCTCGAGTCGTGGGACACCCGGATCCCGACCGGCAAGCTCAACGCCTTCGTCGCCGAGCTCACGCAGGAGCATCCTCACCCGGTTCGCGGCGGCAAGCAGCCGCGCATCCTCTTCGCGACGCAGGCCTCGACCCGCCCGCCGACCTTCGTGCTCTTCACCACGGGCTTCCTCGACCCGCAGTACCGCCGCTTCATCACGCGCCGCCTGCGCGAGATCTACGGCTTCGAGGGAACACCCATCCAGGTCAACATGCGAGTCAGGGAGAAGAGGCAGCGCTAG